The genomic region CCATCTTGTTCTGACTCTCTGCCTGAAGACGGGGTGCTTCCTCCCCTGGTCTGAACATCCCTGGTCCTCAGCTGTCACGGCTTCCTTGAGTGTGtgatgggaagggcagaggggacacCATTCTTGGCAGAACTTCCTCAACGGAAAAACTGTCACCCAGTGTCATCCAGTCACCTCTCTCTTAACTCACGGAAGGGGACAGCCTCCTCTTCTCTAACAGAAGCGTAACGAGCTCGCTCGCTCACTTCCGGACCCGGGCCTGACTCGATGGGGTGTTACGGGTCCATTTGGGTGGTCTGTGTCTTCCCAAGTCGGCTTTGGGCTGTCCTCCACTTCCGGGAAGTGGTCCGTGACAATGGACTGCCATGAACTGGTTCACAGTGGTCTCTTCTTAGTTTGCTGAACTCTGTGCTGTAGGCGGTcgtacccattttattttattttattttattttatttatttgacagagatcacaagtaggcagagagagagagagagggggaagcgggctccctgccgagcagagagcccgatgcggggctcgatcccaagaccctgggatcatgacctgagcccaaggcagaggctttaacccactgagccacccaggcgtccccccccctttttttggtcgTACCCATTTTAATCATGTGCTGTtcatttgggctttctcttttccttcatcttcttgACTCACCTTGTCAGAAACTTGTTTATTCACTAATTCTCGCCGGAGAATGGCTTTCTGGCCTTCCTCCCGTCCGCCTGTACTTCTGTGTTCTAGCTCGCCCATTTCTGCTcttagctttattattatttttaatgtacctACATTCAgttcattaacatacagtgcatgATTCGTTTCAGCGGTAGCGTTCAGTGATTTGACAGTCTTGTTGCCCTTGGTTTGAGTATGTTCTTCCTTGGTGCTTTACTTTGTTCTGTTGTCCTTTTGCTAATTTTCAACACGTGTGCCTCCAGCTAGTTGAGCTGAAGGAAGGCTGGAAAGGTCTGTCCCTCGCTGCCCTGCGTCAGCTGCCCCTTGCTCATGATTTGCTTCTGGTTTCCTCCATTGACATTACCATTGGGTCCTTGGGTCTTCCTTAATCGACATCATGGATTCTTTTCTATCCCATGAGTTATTTAGAAGGAGGGCTTTtcggcggggttgggggggtgcttATTCCTTTCCCTGGATCCAATGCCAAGACCAGACTACCCATCTGAGTGGTCTGAGCCAAGACCACGCTCGCAGATGGATGCTGGTGGGAAGGGTGAGGCGCCAGCCTGGATCTGGGGTCCCTAGACGGACAGATCACCATCGTGATGCTCCTCAGATGCCATCCGCGAAACCCCTCATCAACTTTGTTTCATGTCGTTCTCCCAGACACTCTGTGAAATAGTTAACCGTTGCCCCATTCTACAGGTGAGGGGACTGAGGTCAGAGAGTAGAGTGACTTGAGCTCACGGGGAGGGTGAGGATGGTAACTTGGTCCTCCGTGGACTCCCAGTCATCCTACTCCTTGGTCTTTGGGAAGCATCGCTGTCCAAGTTTGGCATTCCATGCCCCGTCCTGGGGGCACAGGCTGGAAGGAAACCCCCACACCAATGCAGACGTGGGATGTAGGAGCGAGgcagagctgggttcaaatcctgacccaTCCACAGATTTGCCAGGTGACTTTGGATGAGTGATGTCCCATCTCTGGCCTCAGATCCCCTGCCTGTGAAGTGGGGCCTCTCAGGGAGAGGTCAGCCGGGCCAGTTGGTGACAGGCATATTCTGAATGTCACTGTGACATTGTCCCTGCAGGATGTCAGCTTGCACAGCCCAGAACCAGGAGCTGCAGAGGAAGGTCTTGCATCTTGAGAAGCAGAACCTGTGAGTCTTGGTCCTGCTGTGGCAGAGGACGGGGGGAGCTGGCCCCCAGAGTCCCTTGCAGGAGAGAAGAACCGTGTGGGGGACAAACTTGTGATGGCAAAGCAGAGCAGGGGTTATGGGCTCCACCTAGAAGGGGGCAGGCTGCATAGAGTTGGGCACCTGGACTTGGGGACGGGTGTTTCCGGAGGAGGAAACGGCCCACGGATGGCCAGAGGTTAGAAACACGGTGTCCTGGAGGACTGCACGTGTTCTAAGAGGGACAGTCATctacttaacatttatttagtatcTTGTCTGTGCCAGGCATTCTTCTGGGCACTGGAACCACGCGATTAAACAGACAGACCATCTCCCGACTTACAGAACTCATGGTCTAGTGGGAGACATACTAAGACAAGTGAAAATATGTGAAAGATTATTTTCAAAGAGTGATTGTCACTGAGGGGGAGAGCGAAGCAGGGCGAAGGCACTGGAGAGCGAGTGGGGCTGCTCTGGGCAGGGAGGTCAGATAAGGTGACTTTTGGGAGGAGACCTGATGGATGAGAAAGAACCAGTTCCGAGAAGACATGGGGGAATTGTGTCCTTGGCACAGAGGGAaccagcatgtgcaaaggtcctggggcaggaccaGGTCTGGGGTATTGGAGAAACAATATGTGGGCCCATGTGGTTGGAGCAGagtgggcaagggagagagaagggggggaggggacagggcaggTCGTGCCAAGCCTTGGGGGCCATGGGGAGGACTTGGGCTTTTACCCAGGGTGGGGGGGGCCGTGGGAGGGTGGAGAGAAACCCACTTACATTTGAAAAGTTCCATCTGACTACTGCTGGGAACATGAACCCTAGGAGGGCAGGGGGGGCCTTAGGGGGGCCAGAATAGAGGCTGGAGCTGGAGttttggtgagagatgatggCGGCCTGGATCAGGGAGCCGAGAAGTGAGTGGATGCAGGGCGGGGATGTTCAGGGAGATTTACTGAAGCGAAGATGGAGAGTCCGGGACTCTATGACCAATGGGGCCATGAGAGATGAATGGGGTTCAGACATCAGCCAGGCTGGGAGACCCCAGAAACAGATGGGAGTCAGATCACAGCGGCCTGGGGCTGAGCCAAGGCCTGCGCATTCCCACTAAGGTCCCTCTTGGAGCAGCTGAAGAAACTCCAGGCCATTGTCGTCCAGTCCACCAGCAAGTCGGCCCAGACCGGCACCTGCCTAGCGGTAAGTCCTGGTCCCGAGGATAAAGGGGGTCCGTGTCCTTGGCCAAGGGGACTGTGCAGGGAGCTGACCATAGCCTGAGCCCCAGTTCAAGCACGATCCCATcgtctgggccttggtttctttgctcacggggtggggggagggatggggtgacctCCCCCCTCTCCGCCAGGTCCTGCTGTTCTCCTTTGCCCTCATCGTCCTGCCCTCCATTAGCCCTTTCGTCGCCAACAAAGCCGAGAACACCGGAGACTACGCACCTGTTCGAGGTAGGTGGGTTTGAGATGCTCAGCCTTCAAAACCCCTCTGGGGTGCGCCATGGGTACAGTCCCCTTGTTTCCGCAAGCCCCTATACTGGgcttctggggggtgggggagcggacCCCCTTATTTCCACCCTCTGAGGCTGGGGTTAGGGACGGGAGGGTTGCCAGTCTCCCATCCTGACCCTCATGATCCTCCCAACCCTCGCTCAGTTTTCTCCAGAACTTTGCACAACGACGCTGCCTCCCGCGTGGCCCCCGACGTCACACCAGGCTCCGAGGCCCCAGGACCGCGGTCCAAGGATGGCACATCCCAGGAAGGGTCTCCAGGCAGCCCCATGGCGGACTGGAAATCTCGGGGCATGTCGGCTCTGGGCAATTTGACGAAGGGTCTGGACAACTCGACTCTGATCCCGGACAACTCGACCCTCCCCCGGGACAACTTGACACTCGCCAAGGACAACTTGACACTGGTCCCGGACAACTCGATGGAGAAGCTGAAAGGGGCCACCCTGCTGGGCTGGACTGCGCCTGAGCCAGCGCTCAGCTCTGGGCGGGTGGGATTGGAGGCAGCGGGGGAGGAGCTGTGAGCACCATCTCTATGTGCCCTCAGGCCCCTGGGCTTAGGGGACCTTCTGTGGACAGTCACGACGGGCATGGGGGTGAGAGGGGAGACCTGGCAGAAGAGCCAGGATGGAAATGCACAATCTCCGGGACCCCGAAACACACAGAACACGCCCAGACACAGGACGCCCGCAGGGTCACAAAGCCTGAGAAAGCCACAGACCCAGGCAAAGGAACCGGCAGACACATGCAGAGTGACCCACAgacccagacagacagacagacacacagacatcaTGACCCAACAGCTCCCCTGCTCcgagcctcctccctgccccctgcacaCAGGGAAGAGAAACCAGCTGAGTCTGTGGGGACCCTGGCCCCAAGCCACCTCACTTTTCTAAGCTTGCAGAGATCCTTAATAAAGTATTTTGACAGAACATGGCTGGCACAAAGAGGCGTTGGGTGGGAGCCGAAGCAGAGTCTCGGGCTCCCCAACTCCTGGAAGGAGGGGCTGGGCCAGCCCATGATGCGGGGGGAGGtgcagccccacccccaggctggaAAGGCCACATGCCAGGCCCTGGAAGTGCCTTCAGCACCTTGGAGAGCGGTCGCGAGGCCCGTGCTTGTCATGCCTGGACCAAGCTGTCTGGGGGCCCTTCAGGGTGTCGAGGGAAGGTCTGGGGACCTGCCCTCTTGGGGGTCTCCACAGCCCACCCTGCTCATTTTCcaaatggggagactgaggcacggGAAGTGAAGGATGCTGGCTGGAAGCCGGCTGCGTCTGACGCTCATGCGTGGCGACTCCCCACCTGCTCTGAACCAGACCTGCAAAGCCACAGCCTCTAGCCTCCAGGGGCTCACAGCCTGGCAGTGGAGGGCAAATATTTAGAAGCCATGCACGCGGGCCCATGATCACACACTGAGGGCTCTGGGAATGCCAGCCGCGGACTGTTGTCCTCCGTCGTCCCCAGGCCGGGGCTGGCCCAGGCCGGCTCCACAGGGGCAAGGGGACCGTGCAGTCCTGCCCCGCGCggtcctgccccgcccccccccgccccctacTCTCCAGGACTAGGACCTGGTACAAGGTTATGAACGTCCAACACACAGACTCGGATGCAAGAATTGCTGTTTATTGCATTGAAGACTTCTCTGGAAGCCGGAGGCAGCTGGGGGCACACACctttctccctccagcccccaagGCAAGGCGAACCCCTACTGTCCACGCCACCATGAAATCTGGCTCCTGAACGGTGGCTCGGCCCACCCTTACCTCCTGGAGGGATGGTGAAGCCGattttggggaggcaggggatCGGGAGTGAGGGCCCAGGGCCACAGAGAGTTAACTCTTGTTGCCAGGAACTAGCGAGGGCCCGGCCACACCTCCCCAGCACATCCTGAGTCAGGGGCTGGGCCCGGGCCTAGAAGAGCAAGTGCCTCAGGTGTCAGATCCAAGGTCGTGTCCAGGGCGAAAATGCTCCTCCTCAGGCCCACCCCAGAGGCCCCCAAAGCTAGAGAGGCAGTGGAGGGTgagcctggcctggggcctggATCCCAGCAATCAGCACCCTGAggtcgcccccccacccccatgggcaGGTACGAGTGACAAAGTGAGACCAGTAAGAAAAGATGAATCCACGGTTTCTACAAAAagccccaccctccccaggccccctAGTCAGCTGGGGGCCACCTCGGCCTTCACCCTTTTGGGGGGCCTGTGCGGCACAGGACTGTCCAACCGTTCCCTCTTGGGGCTGGCAGGCCCAGAGCCATTGTGCTGGGCGCAGGACTCCGTGGAGGGCTCCGGCTTGGGGCTGGCAGGTGCTGGGCCATTGAGCTGCGTGGGGGCCTCCTCCTTGGGCTCCAGCTTGGGGGCgggagggcggggcagggggggcaGCGCCCTCTCCAGCACGTGGGGGCCGTCCCAGGCAGGGATCTCCAGGCCCAGGTGCTTCATGAGCCTGGTCATGACCTCGTCCACGTAGCCATGGATACGCAGGTCAGCGTGGCGGTCCTGTGGGGGGCAAAGGCAGGTCAGGCTGAGGCCAaggttgggaggggagggaggctggggcagggagcatGTCAGGGGGGGCTCAGAACGCACGTGCTTCGTGGGCTGAAGGTTGACAATGACCAGTCGGCCTCCTCGGCGCTTGGTGGCAAGGGGCAGGTTCCCGCTGGGCCGGATTTGCAGCGAGGTGCCCAGCGTGATGGACAGGTCTGCGTTCCtggggtgggcaggcagagtCGGACGGAGCCCCTCCTAGCCGGGCACGGTGGTCTCTacagccctcctgcccctcctggctCAAGCCCCATGGTCTCCCCACAGGCCCTGTGCCCCTGCTACCCGCCCAGCCCAGGGGGTAGGGGCAGCTCCCTTCAGGCTGCCTCTGTTCTCAAGGGCCACCCGCAGCCTGGGCCGGCTTCCCAGCTGCCCTGAGTCCCACCACCGCAGCTCCGCTTCTGCCTgggccccctctcccccaaccccccattgGCAGAAGCAGGGCTGTTGACGTGCGCAGGACCATCGAGCCTTGGGACTCGGGTTCTACCCCGGCTCAGCCACTTCCCAGCCGGGCAGCTTTGGGCAGGACCCCACCTCcagatgcctcagtttccctgcccgCAACACGAGCACGGTGCCGTGCGTGCGAGCAGCTGCTGTACTTAGGAGGACAGTGAGGCCCAGAGCACTAGCAACTGCCTCTTTCAGGAAGCCTCCCCTGACTGCCCCCGGGGCCGCCCAATCCGGGCTCTCCTGAGGGTCAGACCTGCTGGCCTCGTCAGCGCGAGTGAGGTCCCGGTCAGGCAGGGCGTCCTCCCAGTCCAGGATGGTATCTCGCAGCTCCCCC from Mustela erminea isolate mMusErm1 chromosome 1, mMusErm1.Pri, whole genome shotgun sequence harbors:
- the SIRT6 gene encoding NAD-dependent protein deacetylase sirtuin-6 isoform X3 — protein: MSVNYAAGLSPYADKGKCGLPEIFDPPEELERKVWELAQLVWQSSNVVFHTGAGISTASGIPDFRGPHGVWTMEERGLAPKFDTTFESARPTQTHMALVQLERVGLLRFLVSQNVDGLHVRSGFPRDKLAELHGNMFVEECVKCKTGELRDTILDWEDALPDRDLTRADEASRNADLSITLGTSLQIRPSGNLPLATKRRGGRLVIVNLQPTKHDRHADLRIHGYVDEVMTRLMKHLGLEIPAWDGPHVLERALPPLPRPPAPKLEPKEEAPTQLNGPAPASPKPEPSTESCAQHNGSGPASPKRERLDSPVPHRPPKRVKAEVAPS
- the SIRT6 gene encoding NAD-dependent protein deacetylase sirtuin-6 isoform X1, with the translated sequence MSVNYAAGLSPYADKGKCGLPEIFDPPEELERKVWELAQLVWQSSNVVFHTGAGISTASGIPDFRGPHGVWTMEERGLAPKFDTTFESARPTQTHMALVQLERVGLLRFLVSQNVDGLHVRSGFPRDKLAELHGNMFVEECVKCKTQYVRDTVVGSMGLKATGRLCTVAKARGLRACRGELRDTILDWEDALPDRDLTRADEASRNADLSITLGTSLQIRPSGNLPLATKRRGGRLVIVNLQPTKHDRHADLRIHGYVDEVMTRLMKHLGLEIPAWDGPHVLERALPPLPRPPAPKLEPKEEAPTQLNGPAPASPKPEPSTESCAQHNGSGPASPKRERLDSPVPHRPPKRVKAEVAPS
- the SIRT6 gene encoding NAD-dependent protein deacetylase sirtuin-6 isoform X2 gives rise to the protein MDVDSFSKTPSAALGLGIFDPPEELERKVWELAQLVWQSSNVVFHTGAGISTASGIPDFRGPHGVWTMEERGLAPKFDTTFESARPTQTHMALVQLERVGLLRFLVSQNVDGLHVRSGFPRDKLAELHGNMFVEECVKCKTQYVRDTVVGSMGLKATGRLCTVAKARGLRACRGELRDTILDWEDALPDRDLTRADEASRNADLSITLGTSLQIRPSGNLPLATKRRGGRLVIVNLQPTKHDRHADLRIHGYVDEVMTRLMKHLGLEIPAWDGPHVLERALPPLPRPPAPKLEPKEEAPTQLNGPAPASPKPEPSTESCAQHNGSGPASPKRERLDSPVPHRPPKRVKAEVAPS
- the SIRT6 gene encoding NAD-dependent protein deacetylase sirtuin-6 isoform X5, whose protein sequence is MEERGLAPKFDTTFESARPTQTHMALVQLERVGLLRFLVSQNVDGLHVRSGFPRDKLAELHGNMFVEECVKCKTQYVRDTVVGSMGLKATGRLCTVAKARGLRACRGELRDTILDWEDALPDRDLTRADEASRNADLSITLGTSLQIRPSGNLPLATKRRGGRLVIVNLQPTKHDRHADLRIHGYVDEVMTRLMKHLGLEIPAWDGPHVLERALPPLPRPPAPKLEPKEEAPTQLNGPAPASPKPEPSTESCAQHNGSGPASPKRERLDSPVPHRPPKRVKAEVAPS
- the SIRT6 gene encoding NAD-dependent protein deacetylase sirtuin-6 isoform X4; its protein translation is MSVNYAAGLSPYADKGKCGLPEGPPWCLDNGGAGPGPQIRHHLRECAAHADPHGAGAAGACGPPPLLGQPERGRAARALWLPQGQAGRAPRKHVCRGVCQVQYVRDTVVGSMGLKATGRLCTVAKARGLRACRGELRDTILDWEDALPDRDLTRADEASRNADLSITLGTSLQIRPSGNLPLATKRRGGRLVIVNLQPTKHDRHADLRIHGYVDEVMTRLMKHLGLEIPAWDGPHVLERALPPLPRPPAPKLEPKEEAPTQLNGPAPASPKPEPSTESCAQHNGSGPASPKRERLDSPVPHRPPKRVKAEVAPS